CGCCGGTGGAGGGCACGTCCCTCACCGCCAAGCGCCGCACGGAGTCGCTGGCCAAGGTCGTGTTCGTGGTGGACAACGACAACAAGGCGCAGGTGCGCCGCGTGCGCACCGGCATCGCCTCCGACACAGAGCTGGAGGTGCTGGAGGGCCTGCAGGTTGGGGACCGCGTGGTGGAGGGCCCCTACCGCACGCTGTCCAAGGAGCTGTCCCACGGGGACGCGGTGCGCGAGCCGGAGAAGGCCGCGGCGAAGGGCAAGTCGTGACGTCGGCCCCTGCACCGGACGCGGGCCCCCTCATCCAGGTGGAGGGGCTCACGCGGGCCTTCTTCGTGGGCGGTGAAGAGGTGCGCGCGCTGCGCGGCGTGTCCTTTGGCATCCAGCGGGGGGAGTGGGTGGCCATCATCGGCCAGTCCGGCTCCGGCAAGAGCACGCTCATGAACGTGCTGGGCTGCCTGGATACGCCCACGAGCGGCCGCTACATGCTCAACGGCAAGGACGTGTCGAGCATGGACGACGACGACCTGGCCGTCATCCGCAACGTGGAGATCGGCTTCATCTTCCAGACCTTCCAGCTGCTGCCCCGGGAGACAGCGCTCGCCAACGTGGAGCTGCCGCTGGTGTACCGGGGGATGGGGGCGAAGGAGCGGCGCGAGCGGGCGAAGGCGGCGCTGGACAAGGTGCAGCTCACGCACCGCATGCACCACCGGCCCAACGAGCTGTCGGGCGGTCAGCGTCAGCGCGTGGCCATCGCGCGGGCGCTGGTGTCGGAGCCGTCCATGCTCCTGGCGGACGAGCCCACGGGCAACCTGGACTCGGCCACCGGCGAGGAGATCGTCAAGCTCTTCGAGCAGCTGCACCGCGCGGGGCACACGTTGGTGCTCGTCACGCACGAGCCCAAGCTGGCCGCGCGCTGCCCCCGGGCCATCCGGTTGAGCGACGGGGAAATCGTCGCGGACGGGCCGGGGCCGGAGGTGGCGCTGGGCGTGCACGCGGCACCCCAGGCGGGCACCGCGTGAGCTTCCGGAAGGGCTTCCGCGTGGACGTGCTGGAGGGGGCCCGCATCGCGGTGTTCTCCCTCCGGGCGAACCGGATGCGCACGGTGCTCACGACGCTGGGCATCGGCATTGGCGTGGCGACGCTCCTGGCCATCGTCGGCATCATCCAGGGGCTCAACGCGTCGTTCGACAAGCAGCTGGCCACGCTGGGCGCGAACACGATCTTCATCTCCAAGTACCCCTGGATGGTGAAGGGCAACTGGTGGCTCTACCGCAACCGGAAGAACTTCACGCTGGAGCAGGTGGCGCAGCTGCGCGCGCAGGCGGACTTCATCACCGCCATCTCCCCGGCGGTGCTGCGCACGTCCGACGTGTCGCACGGCGCCCTCCAGGTCTCCAACGTGCGCATCAACGGCGTGTGGAGCGACTACCTGGCCATTGGCAACTACGAGGTGGTGTCCGGACGCTTCCTCACCCGCGCGGACGAAGAGGTGAACCGGGCGGTGACGGTGCTGGGCGCGGACGTGGCCGCCTCGCTCTTTCCCAGCATCAGCCCGCTGGGTCAGACGGTGCGCATCGACGGGCGGCCCTTCCAGGTGGTGGGCACGCTGGGGCGCAAGGGGAAGGTCGTGGCCGAGAACATGGACATGTCCGTGTTCATGCCGTTCAAGACCTTCAACTCCAACTTCGGCAAGGGGCGGCCCATGCAGATCGCCATCGCCGTGGCGGACGCGGGTCAGATGGCGAAGGTGGAGGACCAGCTGGTGGGCATCATGCGGCGCGTGCGCGCGACGCCGCCGGGCCAGCCGGACGACTTCAACGTCAACCGGACGGACTCGCTCGCGGCGACCTACGAGCAGCTCACCGGTGCGCTCTACGCGGTGGCCACGGGCGTGGGACTGATCACCCTGTTGGTGGGCGGCATTGGCATCATGAACATCATGCTGGTGTCGGTGCGTGAGCGGACGCGAGAGATTGGGGTCCGCAGGGCGCTGGGCGCGCGCCAGCGCACCATCGTGCTCCAGTTCCTGATGGAGGCCTCCAGCGTGTCCGCGGTGGGGGGCTTGTTGGGGACGACAGTGGGGCTGGGCACGGCGAAGATCGTGTCACTGGTGACGCCGCTGGCGGCGGACGTGCGCCCGGGCACGGTGGTGGGCGGGGTGGCGTTCGCGGCGCTGGTGGGCCTGTTGTTCGGCATCTGGCCGGCCGCGCGTGCGGCCCGGCTGGACCCGGTGGAAGCGCTCCGCTACGAATAGGGCAATGCGGGCCTTCCTGGACAACTTGCGGCTGGCGCTCGGCACCTTCCTGGGCAACCCGCTGCGCTCGCTCCTGACGCTGGTGGGCATCGTCATCGGCGTGGCCACCGTCATCACGATGATGGCCCTCATCGAGGGCCTCCGCGAACAGGTGAACAAGAACCTGGGCAGCCTGGGCGCGCACACCTTCGAGGTGACGAAGTGGCCCACCGGCTTCGGCCGCATCAACTGGGCGAAGTACGCCAAGCGCAAGGACCTGCTCGGCGACGACGTGCGCGCCATCGTGGAGTCGTGTCCCTCCGTGAGCGCGGCCACGCCCCTGGCCCAGGAGTGGGGCAAGAAGCTGACCACGGCGTTCCGGGAGACGCCTCCTTCGGTGAGCATCCTGGGCACGGAGCCCACGTACCTGGAGACGAGCGGCGTCGTCGTGGCGACCGGCCGCTTCTTCAACGAGACGGAGACGCTGGACGGCCGCCCGGTGATGGTCATTGGCGTGGACCTGGCGGACACGCTCTTCCCGGGCATGAATCCGGTGGGCTCCGAGGTGCGGCTGCAGGGCCGGCCGTTCCAGGTGATTGGCGTGCTGCAGAAGCGCGGCAGCGTCATGGGGATGGCCAGCCAGGACAACCAGGCCATCCTGCCCATGCGCGCCTTCCAGCAGTTCTACGGCAAGAACCGCTCGGTGGAGATCGACATCCAGGCGCGCGACGGGGCGTCGTTCCAGAAGGCGCAGGATGAAGTGGTGAACCTGATGCGCCGCCGCCGGGGCCTCACGCCGCAGGAGCCGAACGACTTCGAGCTGCACACCAACGAGTCCATGACGGCGTCCTTCAACGAGCTGTCCCAGGTCATCGCGCTCGCGGGCGTGGGCGTGTGCCTGCTGTCGCTGGTGGTGGGCGGCATCGGCATCCTGAACATCATGCTGATGTCGGTGACGGAGCGGACGCGGGAGATTGGCATCCGCAAGGCGCTGGGCGCGCGCCGCCGCCGCATCCTGGGCCAGTTCGCCACGGAGGCGGTGATGCTGTCGCTCGTGGG
The sequence above is a segment of the Corallococcus exiguus genome. Coding sequences within it:
- a CDS encoding ABC transporter permease, which encodes MRAFLDNLRLALGTFLGNPLRSLLTLVGIVIGVATVITMMALIEGLREQVNKNLGSLGAHTFEVTKWPTGFGRINWAKYAKRKDLLGDDVRAIVESCPSVSAATPLAQEWGKKLTTAFRETPPSVSILGTEPTYLETSGVVVATGRFFNETETLDGRPVMVIGVDLADTLFPGMNPVGSEVRLQGRPFQVIGVLQKRGSVMGMASQDNQAILPMRAFQQFYGKNRSVEIDIQARDGASFQKAQDEVVNLMRRRRGLTPQEPNDFELHTNESMTASFNELSQVIALAGVGVCLLSLVVGGIGILNIMLMSVTERTREIGIRKALGARRRRILGQFATEAVMLSLVGGVLGLGLGFGFVFLGKWVLLFPMSVPAWAVALSLGMSCGVGLLFGIYPASRAARLDPVEAMRAE
- a CDS encoding ABC transporter permease, which codes for MSFRKGFRVDVLEGARIAVFSLRANRMRTVLTTLGIGIGVATLLAIVGIIQGLNASFDKQLATLGANTIFISKYPWMVKGNWWLYRNRKNFTLEQVAQLRAQADFITAISPAVLRTSDVSHGALQVSNVRINGVWSDYLAIGNYEVVSGRFLTRADEEVNRAVTVLGADVAASLFPSISPLGQTVRIDGRPFQVVGTLGRKGKVVAENMDMSVFMPFKTFNSNFGKGRPMQIAIAVADAGQMAKVEDQLVGIMRRVRATPPGQPDDFNVNRTDSLAATYEQLTGALYAVATGVGLITLLVGGIGIMNIMLVSVRERTREIGVRRALGARQRTIVLQFLMEASSVSAVGGLLGTTVGLGTAKIVSLVTPLAADVRPGTVVGGVAFAALVGLLFGIWPAARAARLDPVEALRYE
- a CDS encoding ABC transporter ATP-binding protein — protein: MTSAPAPDAGPLIQVEGLTRAFFVGGEEVRALRGVSFGIQRGEWVAIIGQSGSGKSTLMNVLGCLDTPTSGRYMLNGKDVSSMDDDDLAVIRNVEIGFIFQTFQLLPRETALANVELPLVYRGMGAKERRERAKAALDKVQLTHRMHHRPNELSGGQRQRVAIARALVSEPSMLLADEPTGNLDSATGEEIVKLFEQLHRAGHTLVLVTHEPKLAARCPRAIRLSDGEIVADGPGPEVALGVHAAPQAGTA